Proteins found in one Nostoc sp. NIES-3756 genomic segment:
- a CDS encoding PAS domain-containing protein encodes MPYISISALIRLGIVIFAVAFACALMLLLDPWLNMTTTPFGLFFSAVILSAWYGGFWSGILATCLSVVLSDYFFLHPQFDLSFDITNTGKIGLFAVQGLFFSFICERWKKSYRQDEANLQKLQTSEERFRLALSNSDIVVFQQDKDLRYQWIYNPQGVGSVEDILGKTDYEIVPASVAKQLTAIKQKVLEQDVSAHEEVSIILKGEILYYDLLAEPFKVNGQIEGVICAAVDITKRKRSELKNKKLQSQLQKAIQQKDEYLALLNAWLTSSPVALAFLDTELRYVYTNEALAAINGVPQSQHTGRTLREVLPAWADTLEPVFHQVMATKQPLLNQEISGETYPAGVHRCSIVSYYPVCLPDGQLLGVGVTGLDITERKRAEVALRYIAQTSSTLSSSLDYEQTLEQIAKISVPQLADWCSIEIINEDGSIRRLPIAHVDQAKAHWAQILQQYAPELGSASLIAKVIQTGEAILISEISDSLLVAGTQNQEHLEVVRLMGIKSAMIVPLIAHERVLGCITFVTAESGRSYNEADLALAKEIAYRAALAIENAQLYRDMHQALNHYAQSLSLLDALLAAAPVSVCFLDRELRYIRINQVLADINGLSIEEHLGRKFGEVLPKMAAELEAQFQRVLDTGEPMLNVEISGETLGTPRTYGYWLGNYYPVQNSIGETVGLGIILADVTATKQVEIALRESEERFRAMFDQAAVGITLVTLTGQFLQVNPALCEITGYSAEELSQMNFQEISHPDDLAADWDYARKVLSREINGYSLEKRYIRKDGKIVWVNLTASAVWDEQGQAKYALGIIEDISERKQAEAAQKLLVEASTILAASLDYEVTLNNVTHLAVPTMADWCVVDVLQPDWSIKRVAIASVDLVKMEIVEEIRSSYPPKTEGKHPFRDLLMQGKSAFYPDLPDSLLQEMADDERHLQLLQSLGMRSLMVIPLYSRGQIFGVISFVTANSGRQLNQTDLALAEDIARRAATAIDNARLYQETQQAKQAAELAMSRTLRLQSITAALSEALTQEQVADVVVNQGLAALGASAGSVALLTEGGINLKIIKAIGYPESVQDTWETFPITAAVPIAETANTGEAIFIPNVEIFAAKYPQIADLPSQTGNCAFACIPLIVEQHTIGVMALSFATSQKFNEEEQKFMLTLGQQCAQAIARAQLYEAEKNARAVAESTNRIKDEFLAVLSHELRTPLNPIMGWAKLLRTRTYKEETVKQALETIERNAKLQTQLIDDLLDVSRILRGKLSLNISVVDLRNTVKAGLETVRLAAEAKSIQVSTSLSDQPVQVMGDGDRLQQVIWNLVSNAVKFTPPEGQVEVRLEQVARDAQIQVRDTGKGITSEFLPYVFEYFRQADAKTTRVFGGLGLGLAIVRHLVELHGGTVQAQSEGEDKGAIFTVRLPLYRSAEYSVVSDESVVEELENQDTLLAGVQILLVDDQADVREFFSFALEQCGATVTTAASAIEALDVLARSKPDVLLSDIGMPQIDGYMLLRQIRKWLPEQGGQIPAIALTAYAGEIDQNQAIAAGFQKHIPKPADAAQLAQAIAQLLGRK; translated from the coding sequence ATGCCGTATATTTCTATTTCTGCATTAATACGTCTAGGAATTGTGATATTTGCTGTGGCGTTTGCCTGTGCGCTGATGCTGTTGTTAGATCCCTGGCTAAACATGACCACTACCCCTTTTGGGCTATTTTTTAGTGCTGTTATACTCAGTGCTTGGTATGGTGGTTTCTGGTCAGGAATTTTAGCAACTTGCTTGTCTGTAGTATTAAGTGATTACTTCTTTCTTCACCCACAATTTGACCTATCTTTTGATATTACCAATACAGGAAAAATAGGTCTATTTGCTGTACAAGGATTATTTTTCAGCTTTATTTGTGAAAGATGGAAGAAGTCTTACAGACAAGATGAAGCAAATTTACAAAAACTTCAGACAAGTGAGGAAAGATTTAGATTAGCACTTAGCAATTCAGATATTGTAGTATTTCAGCAGGATAAAGACTTGCGATATCAGTGGATATATAATCCTCAAGGCGTGGGTTCGGTTGAAGATATCCTCGGTAAAACTGACTATGAAATAGTACCCGCTTCAGTAGCAAAACAACTAACAGCAATTAAGCAAAAAGTATTAGAACAAGATGTTTCTGCCCATGAAGAAGTTTCTATAATCTTGAAGGGAGAAATTCTTTACTACGATTTATTAGCAGAACCTTTTAAAGTTAATGGTCAGATTGAGGGTGTCATTTGTGCAGCAGTCGATATTACTAAACGTAAGCGTTCAGAACTAAAAAATAAAAAATTGCAGAGTCAACTGCAAAAAGCGATTCAGCAAAAAGATGAATATCTGGCATTATTGAATGCTTGGCTTACCAGTTCACCCGTAGCACTGGCTTTTTTAGATACAGAACTGCGTTACGTTTATACTAACGAAGCCTTAGCAGCCATCAACGGTGTACCCCAAAGTCAACATACTGGACGCACCTTAAGAGAAGTATTACCAGCATGGGCGGACACACTAGAGCCTGTTTTTCATCAGGTAATGGCAACCAAACAGCCGTTACTCAATCAGGAAATAAGCGGAGAAACCTATCCAGCCGGAGTACATCGTTGTAGTATTGTCAGCTACTACCCAGTTTGTTTACCAGATGGACAACTTTTGGGGGTGGGGGTAACTGGGTTGGATATTACAGAACGCAAACGTGCAGAGGTGGCATTGCGTTATATTGCCCAAACTAGCAGTACACTCTCTAGTTCCTTAGATTACGAACAAACTTTAGAACAGATTGCCAAAATCTCCGTTCCCCAACTAGCTGACTGGTGCAGTATTGAAATTATCAACGAAGATGGCTCAATTCGCCGCTTACCTATTGCCCATGTAGACCAAGCAAAAGCACATTGGGCACAGATTCTTCAGCAATATGCACCAGAACTTGGAAGCGCGAGTTTAATAGCCAAGGTTATACAAACTGGTGAAGCAATACTAATTTCCGAAATCTCAGATTCTCTTTTGGTAGCAGGGACTCAAAATCAAGAACATTTGGAAGTGGTACGGCTGATGGGAATTAAATCAGCAATGATTGTCCCGTTGATAGCCCATGAGCGAGTTTTGGGATGTATTACCTTTGTCACGGCTGAATCAGGTCGTAGCTACAATGAAGCTGACTTAGCCCTAGCCAAAGAGATTGCCTATCGTGCTGCCTTAGCGATAGAGAATGCCCAACTCTATCGAGATATGCACCAAGCTCTTAACCATTATGCCCAATCCCTATCGCTTCTAGATGCCTTGTTAGCAGCTGCACCTGTCTCAGTCTGCTTCTTAGACCGAGAGTTGCGTTATATCCGCATTAATCAGGTGTTAGCTGACATTAACGGTTTGAGTATAGAGGAGCATCTAGGACGGAAATTTGGCGAAGTTCTACCCAAAATGGCAGCAGAATTAGAAGCCCAGTTTCAACGGGTGTTGGATACGGGAGAGCCAATGCTGAATGTAGAAATTAGTGGAGAAACTTTAGGTACACCGAGAACTTACGGTTATTGGTTGGGTAATTATTACCCAGTCCAAAACAGTATCGGTGAAACGGTGGGACTGGGGATTATCTTGGCAGATGTGACAGCCACCAAGCAAGTAGAGATTGCTTTAAGGGAGAGTGAAGAACGGTTCCGGGCAATGTTTGACCAAGCGGCTGTAGGTATTACCTTAGTAACCTTGACTGGTCAATTTCTGCAAGTTAATCCAGCATTATGCGAAATTACTGGGTACAGTGCCGAGGAGTTAAGTCAGATGAACTTTCAAGAGATATCCCATCCTGATGATTTAGCAGCTGATTGGGACTATGCCAGAAAAGTGTTATCACGGGAAATTAATGGTTACTCTTTAGAAAAGCGTTATATCCGCAAAGATGGCAAGATTGTTTGGGTTAACTTAACTGCCTCAGCCGTATGGGATGAGCAAGGTCAAGCTAAATATGCCTTGGGAATTATTGAAGATATTAGTGAACGTAAACAAGCAGAAGCGGCACAAAAATTGTTAGTCGAAGCCAGCACGATATTAGCGGCTTCTTTGGATTATGAAGTGACGCTCAATAATGTGACTCACTTGGCTGTACCAACTATGGCTGATTGGTGTGTTGTCGATGTTCTGCAACCAGATTGGTCAATTAAACGGGTGGCGATCGCTTCTGTTGACCTAGTGAAAATGGAAATTGTCGAAGAAATTCGCTCCTCTTACCCACCCAAAACTGAAGGGAAACACCCCTTCCGTGACCTCCTCATGCAAGGAAAATCTGCCTTTTATCCAGACCTACCAGACTCGCTTTTACAAGAGATGGCAGACGATGAGCGACATCTACAATTATTGCAAAGCTTGGGGATGCGATCGCTCATGGTAATTCCCCTGTATTCACGGGGGCAAATCTTCGGTGTCATCTCCTTTGTCACAGCCAATTCAGGACGGCAACTAAATCAAACTGACCTAGCTTTAGCGGAAGATATTGCTAGGCGTGCCGCAACAGCCATTGATAACGCCAGACTATATCAAGAAACCCAGCAAGCCAAGCAGGCTGCCGAGTTGGCAATGAGTCGCACATTACGCTTGCAAAGCATTACGGCCGCCCTTAGTGAAGCCCTAACTCAAGAGCAAGTTGCTGATGTGGTGGTAAATCAAGGATTAGCAGCTTTGGGGGCATCTGCTGGTTCGGTGGCGTTGCTAACTGAAGGTGGGATTAACCTGAAAATTATCAAAGCTATTGGTTATCCAGAATCTGTACAAGATACTTGGGAAACCTTCCCCATCACGGCTGCTGTACCCATTGCGGAAACAGCCAACACGGGAGAAGCCATTTTTATTCCAAATGTAGAAATATTCGCCGCCAAATATCCGCAAATTGCCGATCTTCCCTCCCAGACTGGCAATTGTGCCTTTGCTTGTATTCCTCTGATTGTTGAGCAACACACAATAGGGGTGATGGCATTGAGCTTTGCTACGTCCCAAAAATTTAACGAAGAAGAACAGAAGTTTATGTTGACATTGGGGCAACAATGCGCTCAGGCGATCGCCCGCGCTCAACTTTACGAAGCAGAGAAAAATGCCCGTGCTGTAGCTGAGTCTACCAACCGCATCAAAGATGAATTTCTCGCCGTTCTTTCCCACGAATTGCGGACTCCCCTCAATCCCATCATGGGTTGGGCCAAGTTACTCCGCACACGCACGTATAAGGAGGAGACTGTTAAACAAGCTTTGGAAACAATTGAGCGCAACGCCAAGTTACAAACTCAACTAATTGACGACTTACTTGATGTTTCCCGAATTTTGCGCGGTAAGCTGAGTTTGAATATCAGTGTAGTCGATTTAAGAAACACAGTTAAAGCGGGGTTAGAAACAGTCCGTTTAGCCGCAGAAGCAAAATCAATCCAAGTGAGTACTAGCTTGAGTGATCAACCTGTACAGGTAATGGGTGATGGCGATCGCTTACAACAAGTAATTTGGAATTTAGTCTCCAATGCTGTCAAGTTCACCCCACCGGAAGGACAGGTAGAAGTCCGTTTAGAACAGGTAGCACGAGATGCCCAAATCCAAGTCAGAGATACAGGTAAGGGCATTACCTCAGAGTTTTTACCTTACGTTTTTGAATATTTCCGCCAAGCAGATGCTAAAACAACCAGAGTCTTTGGTGGTTTGGGATTAGGATTGGCAATTGTGCGTCATCTTGTAGAACTACATGGGGGTACAGTCCAAGCACAGAGTGAGGGAGAAGACAAAGGAGCCATCTTTACTGTGAGACTACCTTTATATAGAAGTGCTGAGTACTCTGTGGTAAGTGATGAGTCGGTTGTGGAGGAATTAGAGAATCAAGACACGCTGCTAGCTGGGGTGCAGATTCTCTTGGTTGATGATCAGGCAGATGTGCGCGAGTTTTTTAGCTTTGCACTAGAACAATGTGGGGCGACTGTGACAACGGCAGCATCGGCAATAGAAGCCTTGGACGTTTTAGCGAGATCCAAGCCAGATGTACTGTTAAGCGACATTGGTATGCCGCAAATCGACGGCTATATGTTGTTGCGACAAATTAGAAAATGGTTGCCAGAACAAGGCGGACAAATTCCGGCGATCGCTCTAACTGCATACGCCGGAGAAATCGACCAAAACCAAGCCATCGCCGCAGGCTTTCAAAAGCATATTCCCAAACCAGCCGATGCAGCTCAATTAGCGCAGGCGATCGCGCAACTTCTTGGACGGAAATAA